The following proteins are encoded in a genomic region of Candidatus Edwardsbacteria bacterium:
- a CDS encoding hydroxymethylglutaryl-CoA lyase: MPEIFIHEVGLRDGLQIEKQSVPMDVKIKWIDALMESGLDIIQVGSFVHQVKVPQMADTDSLFEHYAKNGKPNPKTILSGLVLNEKGFERGLACGVEMFCMGVSASETHSQKNTGMSPDKAMDQILSMAKKARDAGKKVQASVQSAFGCGFDGPIPEDKVLAMVKKYLEAGIRNISLADTAGHANPQQVERLFSAIRKMDPKVDLACHFHNTYGLGMANCYAALNAGVKYIETAFGGLGGCPFTKVAAGNVPTEDLVHSLQRAELRTDIDLFRLLDVAQEVSLYFNRELPGAVLKSGSLIKPRPKKMMNNVRVLDMTNVLSGPFSTMHLALLGAEVIKIENPEGGDLARKLGAVPALNQKLMGTSFLAQNANKKSITLNLKAEEAKEIFRKLLKTADVVVENFRPGVMDRLGFSYAEIRKINPKIIYCAISGFGQAGPDAFKPAYDQIIQGLSGVMDVNGDERLHPLRAGFPVCDTVGGLNAAFAIMAALYYREKTGQGQFIDIALLDSIMPLMGWVAANLLIGGQQPVAMGNDNFTAAPSGTFVTKDGFVNIAANQQKQWEDLATVLGVPELLTDPRFQERDTRKKNRKELTPLLEDKLKQQTTDFWVEALNAKGIPTGDIFSLEKALNAEQVKYRQTIESIQDPELGELKLFNLSAKFSATPASIDAPPPTLGQHQQEILTQLGYTAEEIKAMKDKAAI, encoded by the coding sequence ATGCCTGAAATTTTCATTCACGAGGTGGGCCTTAGGGACGGCCTGCAGATCGAGAAACAATCGGTGCCCATGGACGTCAAGATCAAATGGATCGACGCCCTGATGGAGTCCGGCCTGGATATCATCCAGGTGGGCTCCTTCGTCCATCAGGTGAAGGTACCCCAGATGGCCGACACCGACTCCCTGTTCGAGCACTATGCCAAGAACGGCAAGCCGAACCCCAAGACCATCCTGTCCGGACTGGTGCTGAACGAAAAGGGTTTCGAGCGCGGCTTGGCCTGCGGGGTGGAGATGTTCTGCATGGGAGTCTCGGCCTCCGAGACCCACAGCCAGAAGAACACCGGGATGAGCCCGGACAAGGCCATGGACCAGATCCTGTCCATGGCCAAAAAGGCCCGGGACGCCGGCAAAAAGGTCCAGGCCTCGGTCCAGTCGGCCTTCGGCTGCGGCTTCGACGGCCCCATCCCCGAGGACAAGGTGCTGGCCATGGTCAAAAAATACCTGGAGGCCGGGATCAGGAACATCAGCCTGGCCGACACCGCCGGCCACGCCAATCCCCAGCAGGTGGAGCGGCTGTTCTCCGCCATCAGAAAGATGGACCCCAAGGTGGACCTGGCCTGCCATTTCCACAATACTTATGGGCTGGGAATGGCCAACTGCTATGCCGCCCTGAACGCCGGGGTAAAGTACATCGAGACGGCCTTCGGCGGACTGGGTGGCTGTCCCTTCACCAAGGTGGCGGCCGGCAACGTGCCCACCGAGGATCTGGTCCATTCCCTGCAGCGGGCCGAGCTTCGGACCGATATCGATCTGTTCCGGCTGCTGGATGTGGCCCAGGAGGTTTCCCTGTACTTTAACCGCGAACTGCCGGGCGCCGTGCTCAAGTCCGGTTCACTTATAAAACCGAGGCCGAAAAAAATGATGAATAATGTCCGGGTGCTGGACATGACCAACGTCCTGTCCGGCCCCTTCTCCACCATGCACCTGGCCCTGCTGGGCGCCGAGGTGATCAAGATCGAGAACCCCGAGGGCGGCGACCTGGCCCGCAAACTGGGGGCGGTCCCGGCCCTGAACCAGAAGCTGATGGGAACATCGTTCCTGGCCCAGAACGCCAACAAGAAGTCCATCACCTTAAATTTGAAGGCCGAGGAGGCCAAAGAGATCTTCCGCAAGCTGCTGAAGACCGCCGACGTGGTGGTGGAGAACTTCCGCCCCGGGGTGATGGACCGGCTGGGCTTCTCCTACGCCGAGATCAGGAAGATCAACCCCAAGATCATTTACTGCGCCATCTCCGGGTTCGGCCAGGCCGGACCCGACGCCTTCAAGCCGGCCTATGACCAGATCATCCAGGGCCTGTCCGGGGTGATGGACGTCAACGGCGACGAGCGCCTGCATCCCTTGCGGGCCGGCTTCCCGGTGTGCGACACGGTGGGCGGCCTCAATGCCGCCTTCGCCATCATGGCCGCTTTGTATTATAGGGAGAAGACCGGCCAGGGCCAGTTCATCGACATCGCATTATTGGACTCCATCATGCCCCTGATGGGCTGGGTGGCGGCCAATTTATTGATCGGCGGGCAGCAGCCGGTGGCCATGGGCAACGACAATTTCACCGCCGCGCCCTCGGGAACTTTCGTCACCAAGGACGGCTTCGTCAACATCGCCGCCAACCAGCAGAAGCAGTGGGAGGACCTGGCCACCGTGCTGGGCGTACCGGAGCTGTTGACCGATCCCAGGTTCCAGGAGCGGGACACCCGCAAGAAGAACCGAAAAGAGCTGACACCCCTGCTGGAGGACAAGCTCAAACAGCAGACCACCGACTTCTGGGTGGAGGCGCTCAACGCCAAGGGCATTCCCACCGGCGACATCTTCAGCCTGGAGAAGGCCCTCAACGCCGAGCAGGTGAAGTACCGCCAGACCATCGAGAGCATCCAGGATCCCGAGCTGGGCGAGCTGAAGCTGTTCAACCTTTCGGCCAAGTTCTCGGCCACCCCGGCCTCGATCGACGCCCCGCCGCCAACCCTGGGACAGCACCAGCAGGAGATCCTGACCCAGCTGGGCTATACGGCGGAAGAAATTAAGGCCATGAAGGATAAGGCGGCGATCTAA
- a CDS encoding MFS transporter — translation MSTKAQAYDVLKIPDFRKFLFGRFFLTISIQMTAVIVGWQIYQLTKDPMALGLLGLAEALSFFAVALFAGHVADIVDRRRILIVTNFLLLLGGAVLLLLSLKHSHILRDKGVFPIYAVMFFLGAVRGFVYPANVAIAAQIVPRAMYPRSSAWTSLVWQIAAVSGPAAGGLIYGFFGVSAAYITAITSSLISFAAFLNIRGYPITGPRTKEPILKSLSTGIRFVFKHQLLLSAMSLDMFAVLFGGALAILPMFAADVLNTGPRGLGFLRAAPAVGAMVMSLWLAHHPPVKSAGKKLLWVVAGFGLCMAGFALSRNFYLAFLMLALSGLFDNISVVIRSTIVQLYTPDNMRGRVASVNSVFIGSSNEIGAFESGVAAKLMGLVPSLLFNSGMTLAVAAAVARLAPKLRKLDLREHMGQS, via the coding sequence ATGAGCACCAAGGCCCAGGCTTACGACGTATTAAAGATACCCGATTTCAGGAAATTCCTGTTCGGCCGCTTCTTCCTCACCATCTCCATCCAGATGACCGCGGTCATCGTGGGCTGGCAGATCTACCAGCTGACCAAGGACCCCATGGCCCTGGGCCTGCTGGGCCTGGCCGAGGCCCTGTCGTTCTTTGCCGTGGCCCTGTTCGCCGGGCATGTGGCCGACATCGTGGACCGCAGGAGGATCCTGATCGTCACCAATTTCCTGCTGCTGCTGGGAGGGGCGGTCCTGCTGCTGCTCAGCTTGAAGCACTCGCACATACTGCGGGACAAGGGGGTCTTTCCCATCTACGCCGTGATGTTCTTCCTGGGGGCGGTGCGGGGCTTCGTCTATCCGGCCAATGTGGCCATCGCCGCCCAGATCGTGCCCCGCGCCATGTATCCCCGCTCCTCGGCCTGGACCAGCCTGGTGTGGCAGATAGCGGCGGTGTCCGGCCCGGCCGCGGGGGGGTTGATATACGGATTCTTCGGGGTCAGCGCCGCCTATATCACGGCCATAACCTCGTCCTTGATAAGCTTCGCCGCCTTTTTGAACATCCGGGGCTATCCCATCACCGGGCCCAGGACCAAGGAGCCGATACTGAAGAGCCTGTCCACCGGCATCCGGTTCGTGTTCAAGCACCAGCTGCTGCTTTCGGCCATGTCGCTGGACATGTTCGCGGTGCTGTTCGGCGGGGCGCTGGCCATCCTGCCGATGTTCGCGGCCGACGTGCTGAACACCGGACCCAGGGGACTGGGTTTCTTGCGGGCCGCCCCGGCGGTGGGCGCCATGGTGATGTCGTTATGGCTGGCCCACCATCCGCCGGTGAAGAGCGCCGGGAAGAAACTGCTGTGGGTGGTGGCGGGCTTCGGGCTGTGCATGGCCGGATTTGCCCTGTCCCGGAATTTCTACCTGGCCTTCTTGATGCTGGCCCTGTCCGGGCTGTTCGACAACATCAGCGTGGTGATCCGCTCCACCATCGTCCAATTGTACACCCCGGACAACATGCGGGGCCGGGTGGCCTCGGTCAACAGCGTGTTCATCGGCTCCTCCAACGAGATCGGGGCCTTCGAGTCCGGAGTGGCGGCCAAGCTGATGGGCCTGGTGCCGTCCCTGCTGTTCAACAGCGGGATGACCCTGGCGGTGGCCGCTGCGGTGGCCCGTCTGGCGCCCAAGCTGAGGAAGCTGGATCTGAGGGAGCATATGGGGCAGTCATAA
- a CDS encoding 3-isopropylmalate dehydratase large subunit, with amino-acid sequence MGMTMVQKILARAVGQAKVQVNDVVEPKVSLAMSHENGALVINQFNEIYKDTGIEARVWDPSKIAIIFDHRVPAESSKTAGNQKKIREFVAKQGITKFHDIRGDEGGICHQILPENGYVLPGSVVVGTDSHTTSHGALGAFSFGIGATEMAAVWALGKILNVEVPGTIKVVVNGTLPKYVEPKDIILHLIGKLSAEGANFKVIEFHGETIRKMSTSGRLVLCNMTVEAGATGGIVPPDAETVRYLKVEAGVKNIPELFGPDADAVYEQVVEIDASKLEPQIAFPHTVDNVKPVSAAKGIMVQQIVIGSCTNGRLDDLAIAASILKGKKVARSVRMLVFPASTRIYQQALKKGYVETFMQAGAVVMNSGCGPCLGVHQGALADGDKALATTNRNFKGRMGNPNAEVYLSSAATAAASAITGEITDPRTVITKAPKPSPVKRSKVKVKGIKTVKQKIMAKKTVKKVRKTAKKGRK; translated from the coding sequence ATGGGAATGACAATGGTCCAAAAGATCCTGGCCCGGGCCGTCGGCCAGGCGAAGGTACAGGTGAACGACGTGGTCGAGCCCAAGGTCAGCCTGGCCATGTCCCACGAGAACGGCGCACTGGTGATCAACCAATTCAACGAGATCTACAAAGACACCGGGATCGAGGCCAGGGTCTGGGATCCGTCAAAGATCGCCATCATCTTTGACCACCGGGTGCCGGCCGAGAGCTCCAAGACCGCCGGGAACCAGAAGAAGATCCGCGAGTTCGTGGCTAAACAGGGCATCACCAAATTCCACGACATCCGGGGCGATGAGGGCGGCATCTGCCATCAGATACTGCCCGAGAACGGCTACGTCCTGCCGGGATCGGTGGTGGTCGGCACCGACAGCCACACCACCAGCCACGGGGCCCTGGGCGCCTTCTCCTTCGGCATCGGGGCCACCGAGATGGCCGCGGTCTGGGCCCTGGGCAAGATCCTGAACGTGGAGGTGCCGGGGACCATCAAGGTGGTGGTCAACGGGACCCTGCCCAAGTACGTCGAACCCAAGGATATCATATTGCACCTGATCGGCAAGCTTTCCGCCGAGGGTGCCAACTTCAAGGTGATCGAGTTCCACGGCGAGACCATCAGGAAGATGTCCACCTCCGGCCGCCTGGTGCTGTGCAACATGACGGTGGAGGCCGGCGCCACCGGCGGCATCGTCCCGCCTGACGCTGAGACCGTGCGCTACCTTAAGGTAGAAGCCGGGGTCAAGAACATACCCGAGCTGTTCGGCCCGGATGCCGATGCGGTCTACGAGCAGGTGGTGGAGATCGACGCCTCAAAACTGGAGCCCCAGATCGCCTTCCCCCACACCGTGGACAACGTCAAGCCGGTCTCGGCCGCCAAGGGCATCATGGTCCAGCAGATCGTGATCGGCTCCTGCACCAACGGCCGGCTGGACGATCTGGCCATCGCGGCCTCCATCCTCAAGGGCAAGAAAGTGGCCCGCAGCGTCCGGATGCTGGTGTTCCCGGCCTCCACCCGTATCTACCAGCAGGCTTTGAAGAAGGGTTACGTGGAGACCTTCATGCAGGCCGGAGCGGTGGTGATGAACTCCGGCTGCGGCCCCTGCCTGGGCGTGCACCAGGGAGCCCTGGCCGACGGCGACAAGGCCCTGGCCACCACCAATCGGAATTTCAAGGGACGGATGGGCAATCCCAATGCCGAGGTCTACCTGAGCTCGGCGGCCACCGCCGCGGCCTCGGCCATAACGGGCGAGATCACCGATCCCCGCACTGTTATCACGAAAGCCCCTAAACCAAGCCCCGTTAAACGTTCCAAGGTAAAGGTTAAAGGTATTAAAACGGTTAAGCAAAAAATTATGGCCAAAAAGACCGTGAAAAAAGTCAGGAAAACTGCCAAGAAGGGGAGGAAATAA
- a CDS encoding tetratricopeptide repeat protein — protein sequence MAETSPEIWFEDDPDLAALLEKYQRAAVPREKFAAGIILFDRADAKGHKVRSAALLDELEKNAYTDQQRNIILIKRGENLLRQSRFEEAVVYLEKAIVGLSQTPDSLDLFHTYRNLAWIYFRQGYLERARSFTDGAGLVLEMRDGQTDRETASARASLYHILGLIDSTVGEHDRAIGYYDKEIGLLEELGEGSRTGSVYNNLSGIYKARGMFAQALEYQLKSFNMAERSGELLSVAISCNNLGEIYYALGKYRPAREFYGRYLEINKKINNLVGDAFGHAGLGRICQSTGDHQQAEKEFAVALKVAGEVKGRGKEASILAEMAELYLAWGQPEKAVPCLDKAIQISLEIERFNTHRHQVLNAKVIISRALAEGPDLSLLGKARVLLADVLSRTMIVEDEEAVSAIELEIDAWYNLAKTDHHLGDTARAKENIAKAIEKTDSITGQLEPELKESFLARKDINEVYELKKQLDNG from the coding sequence ATGGCCGAAACATCACCAGAAATATGGTTTGAGGACGACCCCGACCTGGCGGCCCTGCTGGAGAAATACCAAAGGGCCGCGGTCCCCAGGGAGAAGTTTGCCGCCGGCATCATTTTGTTCGACCGGGCCGACGCCAAGGGCCATAAGGTCCGGTCAGCCGCCCTGCTGGATGAGCTGGAGAAGAATGCTTATACCGATCAGCAGCGGAACATCATCCTGATCAAGCGGGGGGAGAACCTGCTGAGACAAAGCCGCTTCGAGGAGGCGGTGGTCTACCTGGAGAAGGCCATCGTGGGGCTGTCCCAGACCCCCGATTCCCTGGACCTGTTCCACACCTACCGCAATCTGGCCTGGATATATTTCCGGCAGGGCTACCTGGAGCGGGCCCGCAGCTTCACCGACGGGGCCGGCCTGGTGCTGGAGATGAGGGACGGCCAGACCGACCGGGAGACCGCCAGCGCCAGGGCCTCGCTGTACCACATCCTGGGCCTGATCGACAGCACCGTCGGCGAGCACGACCGGGCCATCGGATACTACGACAAGGAGATCGGACTGCTGGAGGAACTGGGGGAGGGGTCGCGCACCGGCTCGGTGTACAACAACCTCAGCGGCATCTACAAGGCCAGGGGGATGTTTGCCCAGGCCCTGGAGTACCAGCTCAAGTCCTTCAATATGGCCGAGCGATCCGGGGAACTGCTGTCGGTGGCCATCTCCTGCAACAACCTGGGCGAGATCTATTATGCCCTGGGGAAATACCGGCCGGCCCGGGAATTTTATGGCCGGTACCTGGAGATCAACAAGAAGATCAACAACCTGGTGGGCGATGCCTTCGGCCATGCCGGCCTGGGCCGGATCTGCCAGAGCACCGGGGACCACCAGCAGGCCGAAAAGGAATTCGCCGTAGCCCTGAAGGTGGCCGGAGAGGTCAAGGGCCGGGGCAAGGAGGCCAGCATCCTGGCCGAGATGGCCGAGCTCTACCTGGCCTGGGGCCAGCCGGAAAAGGCCGTCCCCTGCCTGGATAAGGCCATCCAGATATCGCTGGAGATCGAGAGGTTCAACACCCACCGCCACCAGGTGCTCAACGCCAAGGTCATCATCAGCCGGGCCCTGGCGGAGGGGCCGGACCTGTCCCTGCTGGGCAAAGCCCGGGTCCTGCTGGCCGATGTGCTGTCCCGGACCATGATCGTCGAGGACGAGGAGGCGGTCTCGGCTATCGAGCTGGAGATCGACGCCTGGTATAACCTGGCGAAAACGGATCATCATCTGGGCGATACGGCCCGGGCCAAAGAGAACATTGCCAAAGCAATTGAAAAGACAGATTCCATCACCGGACAGCTGGAGCCGGAGCTGAAGGAAAGTTTTCTGGCGAGAAAAGATATCAATGAGGTCTACGAACTGAAAAAGCAATTGGATAACGGCTGA
- a CDS encoding segregation/condensation protein A has protein sequence MPNQPYQVRLEIFEGPLDLLLYLIRQEELDIYDIPIARITQQYLEYIEIMKALDIELAGEFLVMAATLLKIKSKLLLPHHVEIEGEMEDPRQDLVRQLLEYKKFKEAASRLEDREEVQRLMFPRPKGAIEKQEEVAAEPPVPEVGLYELLSAFRQVVERIDKVRLYEIVGEDITIEERIDFILREVQGRSQMKFSDLFINERRKLVIVVTFFALLELIRLGRVKVAQDSLFGEIIIRKAGEQISLVSENQ, from the coding sequence ATGCCTAACCAACCATACCAGGTAAGACTGGAGATCTTCGAAGGCCCTCTGGACCTGCTGTTATACCTCATCCGGCAGGAGGAGCTGGACATCTACGACATTCCCATCGCCCGGATCACCCAGCAGTACCTGGAGTACATCGAGATCATGAAGGCCCTGGACATCGAACTGGCCGGGGAGTTTCTGGTGATGGCCGCCACCCTGCTGAAGATCAAATCCAAGCTCCTGCTGCCGCATCACGTGGAGATCGAGGGCGAGATGGAGGATCCCCGCCAGGACCTGGTGCGCCAGCTGCTGGAATACAAGAAATTCAAGGAGGCCGCCTCCCGGCTGGAGGACCGCGAAGAGGTGCAGCGGCTGATGTTCCCCCGGCCCAAGGGGGCAATAGAGAAGCAGGAGGAGGTTGCCGCCGAGCCGCCGGTGCCGGAGGTGGGGCTGTACGAACTGCTGTCGGCCTTCCGCCAGGTGGTGGAGCGGATAGACAAGGTCAGGCTGTACGAGATAGTGGGCGAGGATATCACCATAGAAGAAAGGATCGATTTCATTCTCCGGGAGGTCCAGGGGAGATCACAAATGAAATTCAGCGATCTTTTTATCAACGAACGACGCAAGCTGGTGATCGTGGTCACCTTCTTCGCCCTGCTGGAGCTGATCCGGCTGGGCCGGGTGAAGGTGGCGCAGGATTCCCTGTTCGGCGAGATAATCATCCGAAAGGCCGGAGAGCAGATATCGCTTGTTTCCGAAAATCAATAA
- the leuD gene encoding 3-isopropylmalate dehydratase small subunit (catalyzes the isomerization between 2-isopropylmalate and 3-isopropylmalate in leucine biosynthesis) yields the protein MGKVVLKLGADISTDIIYPGRFMATVLPTETPQFAFVDDAAFNQKLKAKQIEPGSFIVADKNFGCGSSREQAASCLVGWGLKVIAKNFSRIFLQNSINVGLYMVICPTIEADLGDELEIANGKVVNKTTGKSFDIVPLPQARQAIIDAGGLIPYTRKMVLAGKK from the coding sequence ATGGGTAAAGTAGTATTGAAACTGGGCGCCGATATCTCCACCGATATCATTTATCCCGGCCGCTTTATGGCCACGGTGCTCCCCACCGAGACCCCCCAGTTCGCCTTCGTGGACGACGCCGCCTTCAACCAGAAGCTCAAAGCCAAGCAGATCGAGCCCGGCAGCTTCATCGTGGCCGACAAGAACTTCGGCTGCGGCTCCTCCCGGGAACAGGCTGCCTCCTGCCTGGTGGGCTGGGGCCTGAAGGTGATCGCCAAGAATTTTTCCCGGATATTTCTGCAGAACTCCATCAACGTCGGCCTGTACATGGTGATCTGCCCGACCATCGAGGCTGATCTGGGCGACGAGCTGGAGATCGCCAACGGCAAGGTGGTCAACAAGACCACCGGCAAAAGCTTCGATATCGTGCCCCTGCCCCAGGCCCGCCAGGCCATCATCGACGCCGGAGGGCTGATACCCTACACCAGAAAGATGGTGCTGGCCGGGAAAAAATAG
- a CDS encoding peptidoglycan DD-metalloendopeptidase family protein: MTASNIPGQSIDDQEDALKEVKRKLSEARARASELKGQEKGILGQLERTSEQVRLTRQVLSALRQKEARLNKDLKSLGEQLLSTESQLAKQEALMAVRLREMYKKGGLFQWEVLVSERSFADMAKRYKYMSLITEQDRSLYNNIDSKKRLIVRDKQDRESKLMTLAQVKGETEREASNLSDEEAKQKKLLNRVQREKTSKEALVRELQESARKLQRIIDQLERERKAELARSRNSHVPAAPSYLERNQGSLNWPADGKLYSSFGLKKHEKYNTYIQNNGIDILSAAGAPVRSVAAGKVVYAERFIGYGNVVLIDHQSGFYTLYGNLSDILVATGSRVEIFQQIGTVGGSVDGPILHFEVRKGGKPVDPLQWLNKKRK; encoded by the coding sequence TTGACGGCGTCGAACATCCCCGGTCAAAGCATTGACGATCAGGAGGATGCCCTTAAGGAAGTTAAACGCAAGCTGTCGGAGGCCCGGGCCCGGGCCTCGGAACTGAAGGGGCAGGAGAAGGGCATTCTGGGCCAGCTGGAACGCACCTCGGAGCAGGTCCGCCTGACCCGGCAGGTATTGTCCGCCCTGCGGCAGAAGGAAGCCCGACTGAACAAGGACCTGAAGAGCCTGGGGGAGCAGCTGCTGAGCACCGAATCACAGCTGGCCAAACAGGAGGCCCTGATGGCCGTCCGCTTAAGGGAGATGTATAAAAAAGGCGGGCTCTTCCAGTGGGAGGTTCTGGTGTCGGAGCGGTCCTTCGCCGATATGGCCAAAAGGTACAAGTACATGAGCCTGATCACCGAACAGGACCGGAGCCTCTATAACAACATCGACAGTAAAAAGCGCCTGATCGTTCGGGACAAACAGGACCGGGAGAGCAAGCTGATGACCCTGGCCCAGGTCAAGGGCGAGACCGAGCGGGAGGCCTCCAACCTGAGCGATGAAGAGGCCAAGCAGAAGAAACTGTTAAACCGGGTGCAGCGGGAGAAAACATCCAAGGAGGCTCTGGTCAGGGAGCTCCAGGAGTCGGCCAGGAAACTGCAAAGGATTATCGACCAGCTGGAGAGGGAGCGCAAGGCGGAGCTGGCCCGCAGCCGCAATTCCCATGTGCCGGCGGCTCCCAGCTATCTGGAGAGGAACCAGGGCTCGCTGAACTGGCCGGCCGACGGAAAGCTGTATTCCAGCTTCGGCCTGAAGAAACACGAAAAATACAACACCTATATCCAGAACAACGGGATAGACATCCTTTCGGCCGCCGGGGCTCCGGTGCGGTCGGTGGCCGCCGGCAAGGTGGTCTACGCCGAGAGGTTCATCGGCTACGGAAACGTGGTGCTGATTGACCACCAGTCGGGCTTCTACACCCTTTACGGGAACCTGAGCGACATCCTGGTGGCCACCGGCTCCCGGGTGGAGATCTTCCAGCAGATCGGGACGGTGGGCGGCTCGGTGGACGGGCCCATCCTGCATTTCGAGGTCCGCAAGGGCGGCAAGCCGGTGGACCCCCTGCAATGGCTCAACAAGAAAAGAAAATGA
- a CDS encoding GNAT family N-acetyltransferase: MFELETARLRIIALDYEHFKMHLENNGDLQRRLHLSVTQEKVEDWFAEVMQKPLLLAEQDQNNQYWYSNWQIVRKDKNSVIGGICFKGPANSFGKVEIGYGIEEQHQRQGYATEAIQAVVKWAMRQDGINAVIAETDKDNIPSQSVLEKNGFVKTGEGDELIFWEK; this comes from the coding sequence GTGTTTGAACTTGAAACTGCCAGGTTACGAATCATCGCTTTGGATTATGAGCATTTTAAAATGCATCTGGAAAACAATGGTGATTTGCAAAGAAGGCTTCACCTGTCTGTAACTCAGGAAAAAGTGGAAGACTGGTTTGCTGAAGTGATGCAAAAGCCATTGCTGCTTGCAGAACAAGATCAGAATAATCAGTACTGGTATTCGAATTGGCAGATTGTCAGAAAAGATAAAAATTCCGTGATAGGTGGAATATGCTTCAAGGGCCCGGCCAATTCTTTCGGAAAAGTAGAAATTGGATATGGGATTGAAGAGCAGCATCAACGCCAGGGGTATGCCACGGAAGCAATTCAGGCAGTCGTAAAATGGGCTATGAGACAGGATGGGATAAACGCTGTTATTGCAGAAACTGATAAAGACAATATACCATCGCAGAGTGTTTTAGAAAAAAACGGGTTCGTCAAAACAGGAGAAGGTGATGAATTGATATTCTGGGAAAAATAG
- a CDS encoding carboxypeptidase-like regulatory domain-containing protein produces the protein MNKIFTFCFIVSVLVLFVASTYSDDTGKITGNVTDAETKELLPGVMIQVLGTTNWTNTDSSGKYVIDNISLEICSLQATMGGYLTKVITKVKSQIVSSKDSIRLDTLPTSKSQGDNTAGFYNIKLQVDPRFVFYDGFFPKKAMIVPDQTQTIHTWDEKEIERMPGN, from the coding sequence ATGAATAAAATATTTACCTTTTGTTTTATCGTTTCTGTGTTAGTTCTCTTCGTTGCTAGTACATATAGTGACGATACGGGAAAGATTACGGGCAATGTGACCGATGCCGAAACAAAGGAGCTACTGCCAGGCGTAATGATTCAAGTTTTGGGTACCACAAACTGGACAAACACAGACAGTAGCGGAAAGTATGTAATTGATAATATTTCGTTAGAAATCTGTTCCTTGCAAGCAACAATGGGAGGTTATTTAACCAAGGTAATTACAAAAGTCAAATCACAAATTGTTTCTTCAAAAGATTCAATTAGATTAGATACATTACCCACAAGTAAATCCCAGGGGGACAACACAGCTGGTTTTTATAATATTAAATTACAAGTAGACCCTAGATTTGTTTTTTATGATGGATTTTTCCCTAAAAAGGCAATGATAGTTCCAGATCAAACACAAACGATCCACACTTGGGACGAAAAGGAAATAGAAAGAATGCCGGGAAATTAA